In a single window of the Panthera uncia isolate 11264 chromosome B2 unlocalized genomic scaffold, Puncia_PCG_1.0 HiC_scaffold_25, whole genome shotgun sequence genome:
- the LOC125908485 gene encoding putative olfactory receptor 2W6, with the protein MEKSNDSSEYGFILVGFSDRPRLELVLFMVNFTLYSVAVLGNSTIILVCILDPRLHTPMYFFLANLSFLDLCFSTSCIPQMLVNLWGPDKTISYAGCAVQLFSFLCVGSVECILLAVMAYDRFAAVCRPLHYLVIVHPQLCLRLVAVAWGSGLANAIVMSPLAMTLSRCGRRRVNHFLCEMPALIKMACVDARAVEMLAFTFAILIVLLPLALILVSYGHIAAAVLKIQSAAGRRKAFNTCSSHLTVVSLFYGSIIYMYMQPGNSASQDQGKFLTLFYNLVTPMLNPLIYTLRNKEVKGALKRVLGRQP; encoded by the coding sequence ATGGAAAAATCcaatgacagctcagagtatgGTTTTATCTTAGTGGGCTTCTCTGATCGTCCGAGGCTGGAGCTGGTACTCTTCATGGTCAATTTCACTCTGTATTCAGTGGCTGTGTTGGGAAACTCAACCATAATCCTTGTGTGTATTTTAGACCCTCGACTTCATACCCCAATGTACTTCTTTCTGGCCAATCTCTCCTTTCTAGATCTCTGCTTCAGTACGAGCTGTATCCCGCAGATGCTGGTGAATCTCTGGGGCCCTGACAAGACCATCAGCTACGCTGGCTGTGCGGTCCagctcttctccttcctctgtgtgGGCAGCGTGGAGTGCATCCTCCTGGCcgtgatggcctatgaccgcttcGCCGCGGTCTGCAGGCCCCTGCACTATCTGGTCATTGTGCACCCCCAGCTGTGTTTGCGACTGGTGGCCGTGGCCTGGGGGAGTGGACTGGCCAATGCCATCGTCATGTCCCCGCTCGCAATGACTCTGTCCAGATGTGGCCGGCGCAGGGTCAAccacttcctctgtgaaatgCCAGCACTGATCAAGATGGCTTGTGTGGACGCCCGCGCGGTGGAAATGCTGGCCTTCACCTTCGCCATCCTCATCGTCCTCCTGCCCCTCGCTCTCATTCTCGTGTCCTACGGCCACATCGCGGCAGCCGTGCTGAAGATCCAGTCGGCCGCTGGGCGCCGCAAGGCATTCAACACCTGCAGCTCCCACCTGACCGTGGTCTCTCTGTTCTACGGGAGCATCATCTACATGTACATGCAGCCCGGGAACAGCGCTTCCCAAGACCAGGGCAAGTTTCTCACCCTCTTCTACAACCTGGTCACCCCCATGCTGAACCCACTCATATACACCTTAAGGAACAAGGAGGTAAAAGGAGCGCTGAAAAGGGTCTTGGGGAGGCAACCATGA